The genomic DNA TGATTTAACTCAAGAATTTGATCGCTATATCTATCCTAACTTTGCTTGTTCAAAGCATGAGATGACTGAAAATATTGAGTATATGCGCTACCTAGTGCGACTAACAAGTATTGCAAGTCTTTATGAGTTTTACCGTCAATCAAGTATTGCTCTTTATCAGTTAGGTGATGAAAAGAGTTGCGCTCTTAGCTATGATGCAATTTTTAAATCATGTAAGCCGAAGTCTAAAGATATGAAACTCTTTACTAAAAGAGTATCTGACTACTTTCCCGATATCGTTGACTGGGGGAAGTATCCTATTAAGCTCCAAACGGATCGACGTTTTGATTTAGCAAATTACCATCCAACTTTAGTTAAGATTCTTAGCAGTCACTTTGGTGGTGATAGCAAGACTTCTATTATTAACAGCTGCCAATTCGTTAAGAGTGAAATTCAAAGCTTGTGTAGTGAGGAAGATAGCTATTTATCTGCGCTAAATGTTGAAGAGATTAAGAAAGAAATTTTAACGACGAGTGCCTATAAAATTATCAATGCTAGTGGAAAAGGTGAGTCTTGTTTTTCTCGTTATGAAGAGATGACAAAGGATCAAGTTTCTATCGATAAGAAGAGTGCTGAGATTATTCGTACCGCATTAAAGGGTGAGGATGATTTAAAAGTTTTCTGGTTTGGTTCTTTGCGAGAGTTTGATGAGAAGGGAATTACTTTAGTTGAAGAAAAGATCGTTAAAGAAGAACCTAAAATTGTAGCAAAGGTTGAAGTTAAAGAGCCTAAGGTTATCAAAACGGTTGATATAAAAACAATTAAAATCATTAGAAAACCTAAGCCTGAACCGAAGAAGCCTGAGCCAGTTAAAGAGATTGTTTTTTCTGCGTTTGAAACGGCCGTCTTAAATTATGAGAAGTCTAAGAAACAAACTGAAGTAGCAATGCCTTCTTTTAAAGACGATTATAAATTCTCAAAGAAGACTCTTGAAAGATTTAATGGTTCATTAAGAAGCTATCAAACAAGAAAACAACTTTCTAAAATGAAGAGAGTTGATAACCTTGGAAGTCTTCAGGCCCCAATGAGTTTAACGTTTATTAAGTATCTAATCGATTATAACCTTCATCAAGGTCTTTATAATATGACAAGTATTCTAGGAAATGAATTCTTTGTTATTAACGATCTAGAGGGGAGAACTCGTCCAATTAAGATTGTTCTTGATAATAATGAAGAGACGAAGTTTAGATGGAAGATTTGGGTTACTCAAGCTGAATAAGAAAGGCCCGCTATAAGCGGGCCTTCTATTTTGTAGATGCTTAATACTTACGTGATAGCTTCTTAAGTCTCTTCTCGTATGCAGATTTAACTGATAGAGCTAGGAAGAAACCTGCGTTTTCACCATTCTCATCTTGACCAAATAGTGAGATGTTACCAACTCTCTTGTCACCAGCTTTGAATGATTTTGTCCATGCAAATCCGTAAAGGTTAAAGTTTTGTAGTGGTACCCAAATACCAAAAACTTTTGGACCAACATAGAATGCCATGTTTTTTACTTTTTCAACAGTAAATGCTACTGCTGGTAGAGCACCTGCTGCTACACCTGGGATCATACGTCCACCAGGAAGAGTCTTAGGGTCTAGTCTATTTACATCTGATGAGAAAATATCATCAAGTGAAACAGTAAACGTTAGAACTGAACCAGCACCTTCTAGGTTAGGGTTAAGTCCGATAAATGACTTCTTGTACTTTGGTACTTTGTAAGTAGCACCTGCCATAATTGAAACATCTTCAAGTACCATTGAAACGACAACGTTATCTTCAAGTAGATTAACATTCGGTCCATCAACACCTGGGATTTCAACATTTCCTTCTCCACAAGAAACAGAGAAGAAAGAGAAGCTTAGTAGAGCCACGACTGTCAGTAGTCTTTTTCTTAATGTGATTTCCATATCCATACCTCACTAGTTTATAGGAAAAAATTCTCTCGTATGTTCATCTATCGACAGATATGAAGGGGTTCTTAATTTTTTTTGAAGAAAAAAAAAGCCCCTAGATTCCTAGGGGCATTTTTCCTGTATAGAATGTTTTGGTCAGTTATTACAGAATTTTTAAAACTTCTGATTAGTATCTATCAGCAAGTCTTTCAAGTGATCTTTCTTGTGAGCTTGAAACTGTAAGCGCTAAGAAGAAACCACCGTTTTCACCATTTGCATCTTCACCAACAAGTGAAAGGTTACCAACTCTCTTGCTATCAGTATAGAAACGAGTTGTAAGCATTGCACCTGCCATATTAAGGTTATTTACTGGAACCCAAATACCAAAGATTTGTGGACCTACGTAAAAAGCAATATTCTTAATACTTGGTACTGAGAAAGCAACTGCTGGAAGGGCACCACCAGAAACACCTGGAATTGCACGTCCACCTGGTAGAGTAAGTGGATCAAGACGATCAACTTTTCCGCCAAAAATATCATCTAACGATACAGAGAAAGCAAGTAGTGTACCGTTTGATTGAAGGTCTGGTGAAATTTCAACATAAGAATTTGTGTAGTTAGGGATATTGAAACGAGCTCCACCCTCAACAACAACGTTTTCTAAAATAATATCAACTAAGATATCATCACCTAGAAGGACTACTTTTGGTCCATCTACACCTGGAATGTCCATGTTTCTAGAACTGTCCCCCGAACCACATGACGTCGTTAATAGTGACAGGGCCATAAGTGCAGAAGTGATTAAAAGTTTTGATTGCTTAAATACTACAGAATTTTTCATAATTACCTCAAATGACTTTCTATTGATTATTCATTTTCCTTTTAATAGAAGTCTCTTTGAAGGCTTGTGCTCTTTTACAACTAATTGAACTCCACTGACGTACGACAAAGACCACAAATCGTTCTCTCTTCAATTTCGATAAATGCATTATGAAGAAATCAAGAATTTAAACAAGGTGATGTTGATCTGAATTTACTTTTTTTGAAAAAAATGTAAATTTTTTCAGAAATGGTCTTGTTATTTCAGCTACTTAGTGGTGCTCTACATGACTTTTTTTGAGGGTGATCGCCTCGGATGGTCGTTTAGAATTTTACTTTCAAAACTGCCGTAGAAAATGGACACTGCCTTTGTAACTAGTCGAAACCTTAATCGAAAAGGCCCATCCCCCGAAATTTTCCACCTAACATCTCAAGTGAGAAAAGGTTAAAATATAGGGGTGAGATTATTAAGTGACAGAACAAATTTACGAACTAATTCAACAACGGCCACTAAGAAAGTAGGGCGTAGTAATGCCGCTGCAGACTTACCTGTTGCTTCAAAATCTACTGGTGGTCAAAGTATCGTTCGACGTGAAAGGCCTTCTGAGCTAAGTAGAGGCGAAATTAAGGCAAAAATAGAAAATCACAAAAGAGAAAAAGAAGAAAAAATGAAGGCCGCAATTGCTGAACATAAAGCTACTAAACAAGGGCAAGCAGTGCAAAAAGCGTCTTCACCTGTAGAGAAAAAAGCGCAGGCCATTAAAGAGGCGACAAAGGCGGAAGTAAAGATCACTCCTGAAGGAGAGCCTTTTGGTGATATCGCAAAGAATGATCCAAAAGATCCAGCTACTCAAGAAAAGCTTAAGGGTGTACTAACAGCAGGGGCATTTAATTTTTCTGATAAAGAAAGAGATGTTCTGGCAAAAATTCTTAATCAGTAGAGTCTACTTACTCAATCATTAATTCAATTTTTTCAATCACCTCAGGAATGACCTTTGCAAGGTTTCCATCAATGATTGTAGCTGCTGAGTGATTGTGTCCACCACCACCAAGGGCCTGGGCAATCACGCCAACGTCAACTGTTTGATTGACTGAGCGAAATGAGATCTTAACTTTGTCACCAACTTCTCTAAACATACAAGCAACTTCAATACCTTCAAGAATGAGTAGGTGATTGATAAAGCCGTGAGTGTCTTCAGTTTCACAACCAAAGCTTTCAATCTCTTCTTCTGTTAGAGAAATCCAAGCAACCTTGCCATTAGGACTCATTTGACAAGAGGATAGAACCTTTCCTATGAGCTTCATGTATTCAACTTGTTTAACACCGTTGATTTGATTAAATGCTTGAGGAGGAGAAATTCCAGTATCCATAAGTTTTGCAACAATACGATGCGTATTACCTGTTACAGTAGGATAGCGGAATGAGCTTGTGTCGATAATAATTGAAGTATAAAGGGCCAAGGCCATTTTCTTATCAAATTTTACACCAAGCGCCTCAATTAACTCGCCAACTAGTTCTCCTGTTGCAGCCTTTGAAGAATCGACACAGTGGATGGCCGCAATTTCTTTTGGGCAAGGGTGGTGATCGATAAATAGAAGCTCGCTTGATTTTAAAACAAGCTCTTGAACGTTCTTTCCGATGCGAGGAAGAGCGTTAGTATCTGTTACGATAAATAAATCAATTTTATCAAAGTAGTCTTTTGAATCATTGTAATTTGTAATCACACCATCTGGATCTAGGTAGCGATAGCGATCGAATAATTTTTCTTCATTAATGCAGATTGCATTCTTCCCAAGCTTTCTTAAGGCCATGCAAAGGGCAATCTCACTTCCGATACCATCGGCGTCTGGAAAGATGTGAGTTGTAATAACAATATTATTAGCTTTTTCAATAAGCTTCTTGAAGCGTTCTACATTTCTGGTCATATTTATCCTAGTCGGCAGAGTTAGGTAAATGATTAAATTTTAAGACTTTTCTTATTGTTTCATTTTTTGCTAGGATTTTAAAGAAGGATTTTTAATTAAGGACTTATGGAATGAGTGACAATAACCTTGTAGAGTTGTCGGACATTAGAAAAACATTTCCTGGTAAAGATGTTCTCAAAGGGGTGAATCTCACAATTGGTCGCAAAGGAGTTTTAGGATTCCTTGGACCAAATGGTGCAGGTAAGTCGACTCTAATGAAAATCATCCTTGAAGAGCAGGAGTATACGGGGGGAAGTCTCGTTAAAGATAGCGAGCTAACGATTGGCTACCTTCCTGAAGAGCCTGCGCTCTATCGCCATATGTGTGTTAGGCCATTTCTAAAATTCGTCCAAGAAATTTATCAAGTTGAAGAAAATATCTATTCAATCGAAGAAGTTATTGAGAAGTGCGGACTTAAAGAAGTTGCTCATCAAAGAATTGAGAATTTATCTAAAGGTTATAAACAAAAAGTAGGGATTGCTGCTGCAATTTGCCACAATCCAAAGCTTCTTGTACTAGATGAACCACTTGTTGGGCTTGACCCACATGCCATTATTCAAATTAAGGACGTGATTAAGGATCTTTCAAAAGATCACACGATCTTCATTTCTTCTCATCAGTTAAGTGATCTTGCTTCGATTTGTGATGATATTGCAATCCTTAATGAAGGTATCATTGTTGCTCATGGGCCTATAGGTGATATTGAAAAGCAGCTTGAAGTTGATCAAAGAGTTGAAGTTGAGTTTGAATCAGTTGATGAAAATAAGCTTCAAGGCCTAAAAGAGATGGGAATAAGCTTTATTAAAAAGAATGATCTTTATGAGTTTAGCGGACAAACACAAGACAGTGATTTAAGAATTACACTATCTAAATATTTTGCTCAAAATGATTTAGCTATTTTATCGCAGCAAAATATTAAGGTAGGGCTTGAGGATATCTTTAAAAAGCTAACAGCAAAAAAGGAGGGAACACATGAATAAGAAGCTTCCTCTGTTTAAAGGTATTAAGTTGATTTATAAGAAAGAAATTAGCGAAAGCTTTTCTTCTCCAATTATTTATATCTTTGCGGCCATCTCAAATTTTATTATGTCTGCAATCTTTTACAATAATCTACAAATGGCACCGCAATTAACAAATAAGACAATAGTGGACTTTGTTATTGCACCGACATTTTCAGCACTTAATTTTATTCTTCTCTTCTTTGCTCCAATGCTAACGATGGGAGCCTTTGTGAAGGAGAAGAGAGAAAATACTTTTGGGCTTTTAAAGCTTTCAAATTTAACTGA from Halobacteriovorax sp. DA5 includes the following:
- a CDS encoding bifunctional oligoribonuclease/PAP phosphatase NrnA, with product MTRNVERFKKLIEKANNIVITTHIFPDADGIGSEIALCMALRKLGKNAICINEEKLFDRYRYLDPDGVITNYNDSKDYFDKIDLFIVTDTNALPRIGKNVQELVLKSSELLFIDHHPCPKEIAAIHCVDSSKAATGELVGELIEALGVKFDKKMALALYTSIIIDTSSFRYPTVTGNTHRIVAKLMDTGISPPQAFNQINGVKQVEYMKLIGKVLSSCQMSPNGKVAWISLTEEEIESFGCETEDTHGFINHLLILEGIEVACMFREVGDKVKISFRSVNQTVDVGVIAQALGGGGHNHSAATIIDGNLAKVIPEVIEKIELMIE
- a CDS encoding ABC transporter ATP-binding protein, producing MSDNNLVELSDIRKTFPGKDVLKGVNLTIGRKGVLGFLGPNGAGKSTLMKIILEEQEYTGGSLVKDSELTIGYLPEEPALYRHMCVRPFLKFVQEIYQVEENIYSIEEVIEKCGLKEVAHQRIENLSKGYKQKVGIAAAICHNPKLLVLDEPLVGLDPHAIIQIKDVIKDLSKDHTIFISSHQLSDLASICDDIAILNEGIIVAHGPIGDIEKQLEVDQRVEVEFESVDENKLQGLKEMGISFIKKNDLYEFSGQTQDSDLRITLSKYFAQNDLAILSQQNIKVGLEDIFKKLTAKKEGTHE